Proteins encoded together in one Vigna angularis cultivar LongXiaoDou No.4 chromosome 5, ASM1680809v1, whole genome shotgun sequence window:
- the LOC108340629 gene encoding uncharacterized CRM domain-containing protein At3g25440, chloroplastic-like isoform X3: MARKKEERLCEALKKIEPDESSETTHDPEILTPEEHFFFLKMGLKCKNYVPVGRRGIYQGVILNMHLHWKKHQTLKVEVKTFSAEEVKDIAVELARLTGGIVLDIHEDNTIIMYRGKNYSQPPTEIMSPRVSLSRKKALDKSKYRDALRAVRRHIPRLEQELEILQAQFKSAAESNTYASDAIQDIDRERISNFQLDNSDKHQELIDDNIGCTEDETDNDSELDSDSDKLSDIFETDSDVENFTKEEKPLYLDEFDKFPEQSNGETIDFEEHLRQMSLNSKNMEKDQDLPKLDEVDRIFLHATSFLKKKTK, encoded by the exons ATG GCTcgaaagaaagaagagagactTTGTGAAGCCCTAAAAAAGATTGAGCCAGATGAATCTTCTGAAACAACCCACGATCCTGAGATATTGACACCGGAAGAgcactttttcttcttaaagATGGGCCTTAAATGCAAAAATTATGTGCCAGTTGGAAGGCGAGGAATTTACCAAGGTGTAATTTTGAACATGCATCTACATTGGAAAAAACATCAGACCTTGAAAGTAGAGGTGAAGACATTTTCAGCAGAGGAAGTTAAGGACATTGCTGTTGAGCTGGCGAGATTGACTGGAGGTATAGTGCTTGACATTCATGAAGATAACACAATAATAATGTACAGAGGGAAAAACTACTCCCAACCTCCAACAGAGATTATGTCTCCTCGAGTGTCTCTTTCGAGAAAGAAG GCATTGGATAAATCCAAATACAGGGATGCTCTCCGTGCTGTGAGGAGACATATTCCAAGACTAGAGCAAGAACTTGAAATTCTGCAAGCGCAATTCAAAAGTGCAGCAGAGAGTAATACATATGCTTCTGACGCAATCCAGGACATTGACAGAGagagaatttcaaattttcagttAGACAATTCAGATAAACACCAAGAGTTGATAGATGATAACATTGGATGCACAGAAGATGAGACAGATAATGACTCTGAGTTGGATTCTGATTCCGATAAGTTATCAGATATATTTGAGACAGATTCGGATGTAGAGAATTTCACCAAAGAGGAAAAACCTCTTTATTTGGACGAGTTTGATAAGTTTCCAGAGCAAAGCAATGGAGAAACAATTGATTTTGAGGAGCATCTACGACAAATGTCTCTGAATTCGAAAAATATGGAAAAGGACCAAGACTTACCAAAGCTGGATGAAGTTGACAGGATTTTTCTACATGCCACAtcctttttaaagaaaaaaacaaaatga
- the LOC128196577 gene encoding tRNA(His) guanylyltransferase 1-like, with translation MFPNIILVWINACSLHKPYDLNTLKLMNSCAVEILEEYADVVFAYGFSDEYTFVLKKTSKFYERRASKVLSIITSFFSSVFVRKWGEFFPHKELQSPPSVHGRVIPCASTEALQAYLLWRQNICHLSNQHEQCLWRLVERGMNEKEAWDFIKGFDKSDLNNLLFDEFNVNYNTLEPIFRQGSCLLKTVVEDVVKYTDNGAPIKRHRRKIIPVHSKKIAGKRFWNEHILLLKELGGFIEEINNVTPEYVRSFEFDSKLMPSTWIVVRIDGCHFHIFSEVHEFVKPNDDRALNLMNLCAVAVLEKFWEDIVFAYGVSDEYSFIIKKTCNLYQRRANKMVSAIVSFFTSTYVMRWNEFFPQSELKYPPSFDGRAVCYPSTEILRDYLSWRQVDCHINNQYNSCFWKLVASGKSKREAQNSLKGG, from the coding sequence ATGTTTCCCAATATCATCCTTGTTTGGATCAATGCCTGTAGCCTTCATAAACCTTATGATCTAAACACGTTGAAGCTGATGAACTCTTGTGCTGTTGAAATTCTTGAAGAGTATGCAGATGTAGTCTTTGCATATGGATTTAGCGATGAGTATACTTTTGTATTGAAGAAGACCTCCAAGTTTTATGAAAGGCGTGCTAGCAAAGTGTTATCCATcattacttcatttttctcctcTGTTTTTGTGAGAAAATGGGGTGAATTCTTTCCGCACAAGGAACTGCAAAGTCCTCCTTCCGTCCATGGGCGAGTCATACCTTGTGCGTCCACAGAAGCCCTTCAAGCTTATCTTTTGTGGCGGCAGAATATTTGTCATTTGAGTAATCAACATGAACAATGCCTTTGGCGTCTTGTTGAACGTGGAATGAATGAGAAGGAAGCATGGGATTTTATCAAGGGTTTTGACAAAAGTGATCTAAACAATCTTTTATTCGATGAGTTCAATGTCAATTACAATACACTAGAGCCAATATTCCGACAAGGTTCTTGTCTTCTGAAGACAGTGGTAGAGGATGTTGTGAAATACACAGATAATGGTGCTCCAATTAAAAGGCACAGACGGAAGATAATCCCTGTGCATTCCAAGAAAATAGCTGGTAAGAGATTTTGGAATGAGCATATCCTTCTTTTGAAGGAACTTGGTGGTTTTATTGAAGAGATTAACAATGTGACTCCAGAGTATGTGAGATCCTTTGAGTTTGATAGCAAATTGATGCCATCTACATGGATTGTAGTTCGAATAGATGGATGCCACTTCCACATATTTTCTGAGGTACATGAATTTGTGAAGCCAAATGATGATAGAGCCCTTAACCTGATGAATTTGTGTGCAGTTGCTGTCTTAGAAAAGTTTTGGGAGGATATAGTCTTTGCCTATGGGGTTAGTGATGAGTACagttttattattaagaaaacCTGTAATCTTTACCAAAGGAGAGCTAATAAAATGGTTTCAGCAATTGTGTCTTTCTTCACATCCACTTATGTGATGAGATGGAATGAGTTCTTCCCACAAAGCGAGTTAAAATACCCTCCTTCCTTTGATGGGCGAGCAGTGTGCTATCCATCTACTGAGATTCTAAGGGACTACCTTTCATGGAGACAGGTGGATTGCCACATCAACAATCAATATAACTCTTGTTTCTGGAAGCTAGTTGCATCTGGAAAAAGCAAAAGGGAAGCTCAGAATAGTTTAAAGGGTGGTTAG
- the LOC108340629 gene encoding uncharacterized CRM domain-containing protein At3g25440, chloroplastic-like isoform X1, with the protein MAWRLLALRPLTKFHFHNNLSFNSSFPKTSLDYVVCKVRGQEPILYQLYYMKTCSILGSIGFHSCSFLKYNNKVAEKHYQDSEKAPSGNGNAKENKKKLKGKRAVVRWLKFFRFKKKKEYERMTSEEKILYKLLKARKKEERLCEALKKIEPDESSETTHDPEILTPEEHFFFLKMGLKCKNYVPVGRRGIYQGVILNMHLHWKKHQTLKVEVKTFSAEEVKDIAVELARLTGGIVLDIHEDNTIIMYRGKNYSQPPTEIMSPRVSLSRKKALDKSKYRDALRAVRRHIPRLEQELEILQAQFKSAAESNTYASDAIQDIDRERISNFQLDNSDKHQELIDDNIGCTEDETDNDSELDSDSDKLSDIFETDSDVENFTKEEKPLYLDEFDKFPEQSNGETIDFEEHLRQMSLNSKNMEKDQDLPKLDEVDRIFLHATSFLKKKTK; encoded by the exons ATGGCGTGGAGGCTTTTGGCATTACGCCCTCTCACTAAATTTCACTTCCACAACAATCTCTCCTTCAATTCCTCATTTCCAAAAACAAG CTTGGACTATGTAGTGTGCAAGGTTCGTGGCCAGGAACCTATTCTTTATCAGCTCTATTATATGAAAACATGTTCTATCCTGGGAAGCATAGGCTTTCATTCATGTTCATTTCTGAAGTATAACAATAAGGTTGCAGAGAAACACTATCAGGATTCTGAGAAGGCCCCGAGTGGTAATGGCAATGccaaagaaaataagaaaaaattgaaagggAAAAGAGCAGTTGTAAGATGGCTGAAGTTCTTTagatttaagaagaagaaagagtatGAAAGGATGACATCAGAGGAaaaaattttatacaaattgTTGAAg GCTcgaaagaaagaagagagactTTGTGAAGCCCTAAAAAAGATTGAGCCAGATGAATCTTCTGAAACAACCCACGATCCTGAGATATTGACACCGGAAGAgcactttttcttcttaaagATGGGCCTTAAATGCAAAAATTATGTGCCAGTTGGAAGGCGAGGAATTTACCAAGGTGTAATTTTGAACATGCATCTACATTGGAAAAAACATCAGACCTTGAAAGTAGAGGTGAAGACATTTTCAGCAGAGGAAGTTAAGGACATTGCTGTTGAGCTGGCGAGATTGACTGGAGGTATAGTGCTTGACATTCATGAAGATAACACAATAATAATGTACAGAGGGAAAAACTACTCCCAACCTCCAACAGAGATTATGTCTCCTCGAGTGTCTCTTTCGAGAAAGAAG GCATTGGATAAATCCAAATACAGGGATGCTCTCCGTGCTGTGAGGAGACATATTCCAAGACTAGAGCAAGAACTTGAAATTCTGCAAGCGCAATTCAAAAGTGCAGCAGAGAGTAATACATATGCTTCTGACGCAATCCAGGACATTGACAGAGagagaatttcaaattttcagttAGACAATTCAGATAAACACCAAGAGTTGATAGATGATAACATTGGATGCACAGAAGATGAGACAGATAATGACTCTGAGTTGGATTCTGATTCCGATAAGTTATCAGATATATTTGAGACAGATTCGGATGTAGAGAATTTCACCAAAGAGGAAAAACCTCTTTATTTGGACGAGTTTGATAAGTTTCCAGAGCAAAGCAATGGAGAAACAATTGATTTTGAGGAGCATCTACGACAAATGTCTCTGAATTCGAAAAATATGGAAAAGGACCAAGACTTACCAAAGCTGGATGAAGTTGACAGGATTTTTCTACATGCCACAtcctttttaaagaaaaaaacaaaatga
- the LOC108340629 gene encoding uncharacterized CRM domain-containing protein At3g25440, chloroplastic-like isoform X2, which yields MKTCSILGSIGFHSCSFLKYNNKVAEKHYQDSEKAPSGNGNAKENKKKLKGKRAVVRWLKFFRFKKKKEYERMTSEEKILYKLLKARKKEERLCEALKKIEPDESSETTHDPEILTPEEHFFFLKMGLKCKNYVPVGRRGIYQGVILNMHLHWKKHQTLKVEVKTFSAEEVKDIAVELARLTGGIVLDIHEDNTIIMYRGKNYSQPPTEIMSPRVSLSRKKALDKSKYRDALRAVRRHIPRLEQELEILQAQFKSAAESNTYASDAIQDIDRERISNFQLDNSDKHQELIDDNIGCTEDETDNDSELDSDSDKLSDIFETDSDVENFTKEEKPLYLDEFDKFPEQSNGETIDFEEHLRQMSLNSKNMEKDQDLPKLDEVDRIFLHATSFLKKKTK from the exons ATGAAAACATGTTCTATCCTGGGAAGCATAGGCTTTCATTCATGTTCATTTCTGAAGTATAACAATAAGGTTGCAGAGAAACACTATCAGGATTCTGAGAAGGCCCCGAGTGGTAATGGCAATGccaaagaaaataagaaaaaattgaaagggAAAAGAGCAGTTGTAAGATGGCTGAAGTTCTTTagatttaagaagaagaaagagtatGAAAGGATGACATCAGAGGAaaaaattttatacaaattgTTGAAg GCTcgaaagaaagaagagagactTTGTGAAGCCCTAAAAAAGATTGAGCCAGATGAATCTTCTGAAACAACCCACGATCCTGAGATATTGACACCGGAAGAgcactttttcttcttaaagATGGGCCTTAAATGCAAAAATTATGTGCCAGTTGGAAGGCGAGGAATTTACCAAGGTGTAATTTTGAACATGCATCTACATTGGAAAAAACATCAGACCTTGAAAGTAGAGGTGAAGACATTTTCAGCAGAGGAAGTTAAGGACATTGCTGTTGAGCTGGCGAGATTGACTGGAGGTATAGTGCTTGACATTCATGAAGATAACACAATAATAATGTACAGAGGGAAAAACTACTCCCAACCTCCAACAGAGATTATGTCTCCTCGAGTGTCTCTTTCGAGAAAGAAG GCATTGGATAAATCCAAATACAGGGATGCTCTCCGTGCTGTGAGGAGACATATTCCAAGACTAGAGCAAGAACTTGAAATTCTGCAAGCGCAATTCAAAAGTGCAGCAGAGAGTAATACATATGCTTCTGACGCAATCCAGGACATTGACAGAGagagaatttcaaattttcagttAGACAATTCAGATAAACACCAAGAGTTGATAGATGATAACATTGGATGCACAGAAGATGAGACAGATAATGACTCTGAGTTGGATTCTGATTCCGATAAGTTATCAGATATATTTGAGACAGATTCGGATGTAGAGAATTTCACCAAAGAGGAAAAACCTCTTTATTTGGACGAGTTTGATAAGTTTCCAGAGCAAAGCAATGGAGAAACAATTGATTTTGAGGAGCATCTACGACAAATGTCTCTGAATTCGAAAAATATGGAAAAGGACCAAGACTTACCAAAGCTGGATGAAGTTGACAGGATTTTTCTACATGCCACAtcctttttaaagaaaaaaacaaaatga